From Brevibacillus marinus, a single genomic window includes:
- a CDS encoding YwmB family TATA-box binding protein, whose product MERRQWRGSLLAAGLLLVAFCWPALAVNQQPTAAWDAAVTLLESLEASGAQVDQIELRATIEGDVLPAAKYLRTKAETWSSLLQLPAAEELKQDKGTYTMQTQGAFGKANLQLRFVGVPQDSGIRTFLLVKLSGERTALADLEHLYQQVTETLAGQTAIPQFSTCIRGIYNDTLGDDQQEGKVFAVLQYLRARQVERLQDETVLSVSAYTGLWQHSIRTGQHKMNLQIATHADPMGNVTRITAGTPIITTEY is encoded by the coding sequence ATGGAACGGAGACAATGGCGGGGGAGCCTGCTTGCTGCGGGATTGCTGCTCGTCGCTTTCTGTTGGCCGGCGCTGGCGGTGAACCAGCAGCCAACCGCTGCGTGGGATGCGGCGGTCACGCTGCTTGAGTCGCTGGAGGCATCCGGGGCACAGGTAGACCAGATCGAACTGCGTGCGACCATCGAGGGTGACGTTTTGCCTGCTGCCAAATACCTGCGCACGAAAGCCGAGACATGGAGCAGCCTGTTGCAGCTGCCGGCGGCAGAGGAGCTGAAACAGGACAAAGGAACGTATACGATGCAAACGCAGGGTGCTTTTGGGAAAGCAAACCTGCAGCTGCGATTCGTCGGTGTACCGCAGGATTCCGGGATCCGAACGTTTTTGCTGGTCAAACTGTCAGGTGAGCGTACTGCTCTTGCGGATCTGGAACATTTGTATCAGCAGGTCACGGAGACGTTGGCCGGACAAACGGCAATTCCGCAATTTAGTACTTGTATTCGCGGAATATACAATGATACACTGGGTGATGATCAACAGGAAGGTAAAGTTTTCGCGGTTTTACAATATCTCCGTGCCCGACAGGTGGAGCGGCTGCAAGACGAGACCGTGCTGAGTGTGTCCGCCTATACCGGACTGTGGCAGCACTCGATCCGCACCGGTCAACACAAGATGAATCTGCAGATA
- a CDS encoding DUF1146 family protein yields MVGSVGVSALMYIILTIASIAASWWALQAFRFDLFVKKPDSAQAKLLQMLLSIFLGHGVTQFFMEYLGHSLLLQNLFQ; encoded by the coding sequence ATGGTAGGATCAGTCGGCGTATCCGCTCTCATGTATATTATCCTAACAATTGCCAGTATCGCGGCAAGCTGGTGGGCGCTGCAGGCGTTCCGTTTTGACTTGTTCGTCAAAAAACCGGACAGCGCCCAGGCCAAACTGCTGCAAATGCTGCTGTCCATCTTTCTCGGGCACGGCGTGACCCAGTTTTTTATGGAGTACCTGGGCCATTCCCTGCTGCTGCAGAATCTGTTTCAATAA